GAGCCGGTGGCTCGACCAGCGCAAGCCGGGAGAGACCGTCGATGTCCTGGGCCCCCTCGGCCGGCCCTTCCGCCCGATTCCGGGCCGCGTCCCCGTCCTCGTCGCTGGAGGAAGAGGAATCGCGCCCCTCATCTTCCTTGCCGACCAGGCGGGAGAAGCCCTGCCCGACGGTATCCTCCTCTACGGGGCCCGCGACCGATCCGCCATCTTTCCAGCGGAGGGCTGTCCCTATCCCGTCTATCGGGCGACCCTCGATGGCTCGATCGGACATAGAGGAACCGTCCTCGATCTACTGCGCGATCTTCTCGGCCACGGCGCCGTGAGGCCGGAGGCCTCGGCCCTCTACGCCTGCGGTCCCCTCCCGATGCTCACGGCCCTCGCGCGGATCGCCCTCGACCACGCAATGCCGGCGCAGGTGAGCGTCGAAACGCTCT
The sequence above is a segment of the Candidatus Eisenbacteria bacterium genome. Coding sequences within it:
- a CDS encoding dihydroorotate dehydrogenase electron transfer subunit — encoded protein: MSGAAPRSVDARVGAIRRVGAAGTWIDLEMPGRFEAPRAGQFVQLACQPPGLFRLRRPFSICAWRLGPEGSTLGILFSVVGEGSRWLDQRKPGETVDVLGPLGRPFRPIPGRVPVLVAGGRGIAPLIFLADQAGEALPDGILLYGARDRSAIFPAEGCPYPVYRATLDGSIGHRGTVLDLLRDLLGHGAVRPEASALYACGPLPMLTALARIALDHAMPAQVSVETL